DNA from Tripterygium wilfordii isolate XIE 37 chromosome 15, ASM1340144v1, whole genome shotgun sequence:
GCTATGGCTTTAGGTTTTGAGCCCAGTAGTTTAGTTATTTATGAGATTGCTTGTGGTTATTGTGAGAACAAAGATTTTGAAGATTTGCTGGGGTTCTTTGTTCAAATGAAGTGTCCTCCAGATGTTCTGACTGGAAATTCAATCATAAATACCATATGTAGCTATTTTGGTGCTGAGAGAGCCGACTTTTTCAGGCAAAAACTTGAACAGTTAGGTTTTCAACCAAATGAGATTACATTTGGAGTCTTAATTGGTTGGAGTTGTCATGTAGGAAACTTGAGAAATGCTGTTACGTATTGGTCAGAAACTTTATCGAGGGGCCTGAAACCTCATATATGTTCCTATAATTCCCTTATCAGTGGAATGTTCATGCAGGGAATGTGGGAACATGTCCAGGCCGTTCTTGATGAAATGGTGGATAGGGGGACAACACCCAACTTGACAACTTTCAGAATTCTTTTGGCTGGATACTGCAAGGCTAGACGATTTGATGAAGCAAAGAATATGATTCCTGAAATGGTGAACCGGGGTTTTATTGAATCTTCTTCACCAGAGGATCCCCTTTCTAAAGTATTCACTGTATTGGGGCTCAATCCATCGGCTGTCAGATTGAAAAGGGACAATGACGTGGGTTTCCTCAAGACAGAATTCTTTGATACTCTAGGGAATGGACTTTATCTAGATACTGACCTTGATGAGTACGAGAAAAGAGTAAACGATGTGCTTCAAGAATCGACAATAATTGATTATAATTCGGTTGTGATGAAGGAGTGCAGTGATGGGAATTATAGTGCTGCAGTTGGCTTGGTAAATGAAATGGTTCAGTGGGGTCAAGGACTGTCTTTGTCTGTCTTCTCTGCATTATTAAATGGGCTTTGTACATCTCGTTTACATGTGAGGGCAAGTGCCTATCTTTTGGATCAGGTGCCGAAACTCACTAATCAGCTGGACCAAGAAACTCTCAATTTGCTTGTCCAAGCATATTGTAAGAAAGGATTGACATACAAAGGGAGTATCTTGTTTGACGGAATGCAGCAGAGGAATTTAACAATCCATGGCAAAACATTCAGTCTTTTGATCAAGGGTTTATGTAAGATGAAAAATAATCAGAAGATTATTGATTTATTGGCCATGGCTCAACAGAGCAAATGGTTACCTGAGTTGGAAGACTGTAAAGCTCTTGTGGAATGTCTATGCCATCAAAATATGCTAAAAGAAGTACTGAAGCTTTTTGAAAGCATGATGGTGGCCAATACTCACTTAAGGTTGGAAATCTGCCATGtgtttcttgaaaagttgtgtGTCTTAGGTTTTGCAGGTATTTCACATGTGCTGGTGGAAAAACTTTTACTGCAGGGTTTTGCCTTGGATCACATAGCTTATAGCCATCTTTTAAGAGGGTTTTGTAAGGAGAAAAGATTTTCTGTTGCCTTTACGATATTGGATAGTATGCTTACCAATAACTTGGTTCCTTGCTTAGATGTTTCTGTTATATTAATTCCCCAGCTATGTAGGGCGGCTAGATTTGAAAAAGCAATAGCATTGAAAAACATTGTATCAGCAGAGCAATCTAAGCTTTCAAGTTCTGTCAACAGTGCCTTAGTTAAAGGATATTTTTTGACAAGGAAGATTGAGGAGGCAGTTAATCTAGTCCAGGACATGATGTGGGGAGGACAAGTTCCAGATGCTGAGATTTATGACATAATGTTTCAAGAGAACTGCCGAGTAAAGAACTTTACTAAGGTACGGGAGCTAGTTGGTGCTAAGATAAGAAATAATTTGGGCCTTCCAATTTCTAGTTACCGGAATTGGGTGCGTTTGATGTGTGCAGATGGCAGATTCCTTTCAGCATTACGCCTGAAGGACTTCATGCTGGGACAGAGTGGGTCTCATGGCCTCATCGTTTATAATATTTTACTGTTTTATCTTCTCTCAAATGGGAACCTAGTACTTGTGACTGAACTTCTGAATGAACTGCAAAAGAAAGGATTGCTACTCGATGAAGTCTCATACAATTTTCTTGTATATGGGTTTTCTCAGTGCAAAGAAGTCTCTACTTCTGTGCATTACCTGTCTACTATGATATCCAAGGGACTTCGGCCAAGCAATCGTAGCTTAAGGACAGTCTTATGTTCTCTGTGTGAACTTGGAGTGCTTAAGGAAGCCTTGGAGTTGAGTCGAGAAATGCATGCAAGAGACTGGATTCATGGTTCACTTGTTCAAAATTCACTTGTTGAGTGCCTTGTTTCTCATGGTCAGCTTCAAGAAGCAGAAGATTTTCTGGATCGGATGGTACGTAAAGGTCAAATCCATGATAGTATCAACTATAATTATCTAATTAGGCTGTTTTGTCAGTATGGAAGACTTAATAAGGTAGTTGATCTTCTTAATGTCATGTTGAAGAAAGGAAACATCCCAAATTCAGCAAGTTATGATTCCATCATCCAGAGTTTCTGTGCATGTAATAAAATGGACCAAGCTATGACTTTTCAGACTGAGATGTTGGATAGGGATCTAAAGCCAAGCATCAAAACATGGAACATGCTTGTTCATAAATTTTGTCAAGATGGACAAAGTGCAGAAGCTGAAAGGCTCTTGATTTCTATGGTTCAGTTAGGTGTAACCCCAACCAGAGAAATCTACTACTCATTAATCAATTGCCATCGCTATGAAAACAATCTCAGGAAGGCATCAGAGCTTGTGCAAGTGATGCAGCGAAATGGTTATGAGCCGGATTTTGACATGCACTGGTCGCTGATAAGCAAGTTAAGCCATTCAAATGACAAGGACAAGGACAGCAGCAGCAAGGGGTTCCTGTCACGGCTTCTTTCAGGAAGTGGATTTACTTCCAAGTCCAAATTGGGATGATACAACATGATCAAGATTACTATCTTAAAGACATGGTTTAGATGGTAAACTTATTTTTTTCGTACTTTGTATATACCTGAAAGAAAATTTCTGCTGTGGTTTTTTTTTGCCAATTTCATGTttagattccattgttttgcTTAAGATGTTGATCTGTTTCAGATTCGGTTgtactatttatttattttttcgcCAGGACGAGCAAAAATCCGTGGTCTTCCTTGAGCTAATTTTTTGGTTCCGCAGACTGTTTTATGGCCAGAGGCTGGGAAGTTTGGCACTCATTGTTGCTTGAATATCACTGATACGAACTCATGGAGTGGCACAAGAAGGCCTGCTGGTGCATGCCTTCATTGGCAAAACTAGTTCATTTTGAGTTGTATGGTTCTGAAACATCAGAATATGACCTTACAACACCTTGATAATGGTAACTTCTTGCAAATGCTGAAAGTCGCTAGTTTATCTCCCACGTCCAGCATTTTTGACATTATTTCCCACAGGGTTAGTAACAACTAGATCCCTGGTTGAAATTCATTTTAGTTCACAACCCTCATATTACCAAATCCCTCACTAACATGCATTGTTGACCAACAAAAAACTTTCAAATTAAATTCTTTTAACCATGCATTAGACATTAGTCTTAAATATATTGTATCCAGAAGATGAGAAGGAATCAGTGGGTTGGTTCACTTAATGACCAATCATATCCCAACTAATATCCATGTGTAGCCAAATGTTACAAAGCTTACCAATAAGGGAACTCTCTTATCTTTGCCATATCTGACTTGTTTGATGGAGTTGGAACCAGTGACCTCATACAAACTATATATTATTAGTAGAGCAAGTACGGCAGGTGGCCTTGACCAATAATACAAAGTGGGGTACTCATGCCACTTAgcagaaaatgaaggaaaaaaaatatatacgaATCCCTTCTTGACACCTTTGCATGTGAGTGTATATCCATACTCATGCTTATAAATACCCATTGCATTCAGTTTAACTATGCACATTCAAATTTCAAGCTCAAGCTTCTTTCAAGTAATCTCTTCCTTCTATCTACCTGAAAACAAGATCGATCGAGAATGATGAAGGCAGGTGAACTTGAGATTGGTGAGGCCAAGAGCTCCACCCCGATAAGTGGGGTGAATAGAGGGATATCCATACTGGACTTCATCTTGAGGATACTTGCATTCGTTGGGACCCTGGCGAGTGCCATTGCAATGGGAACAACTAATGAAACACTTCCTTTCTTCACCCAGTTTACTCGGTTCAGGGCTGAGTATGATGATCTTCCGACCTTCACGTATGTTTTCTTGATCACAAACTTCATGGTGTTCGTAAAGACTTGCTTATTAATTTTTGCTGGAAAGGGATTGAACCTCTGCACTTCTTGAAACAGGTTTTTTGTGGTTGCCAATGCTGGTGTAAGCGCGTATCtggttctctctcttcctctttctatCTTCCATATTGTGAGGAGCAGTGCACAAAAGAGTAGAAACATTTTGATCTTCTTCGACACGGTAACACCTTTAAGAATAGAGCTCATGTGCATCTCACGGGACGACATGAGGCTTTTTTACTCACTTTTCTTTTTAATCCTGAAAGTAACGGCAGCCATGCAGCCTTCTATAAGCTTTACAATACGTAAATTCCTACATAGTGACAACAAAAGTTGGTCAAATAGAAGCCATCAATATTAGAAGTGTGTTACTAACATTAAAAAGAATAACAAGTTAACGGAAAATACTTTCTTTATGTAACTCTCCTCATAGAGACAGTAAAAGTTGGTCAAAATAGAAGACTAGCCTCCAATTACCTATTGAAAGTTCTTTTCAAACAGTAAAGAGATCGTAATATGTCAAAGCTAcggaaaataatttatttcagaACACACTTTCTTTCGCCCTTCTCGCTCTTTGGAAAAACAAACATAGATGTTCATTTCATAACTTAACAGATATAGGAGTCCTTGTATCTTAAAATTGATTCTCACCGGAGAACAAAATCAATGGTAtaagacaaaaataataaagtttCTAATAAATGAAGTTACCATTTTGTAGGCAATGCTGGCTCTTTTGACGGCTGGAGCTTCTGCAGCTGCAGCTATCGTATACTTGGCACacaaggggaataccaaggcaAATTGGTTTGCCATCTGTCAGCAATTTAACTCGTTCTGCGAGCGCACCTCTGGCTCTCTGATTGGATCCTTTGTAGGAGCTTTTGCTCTCATACTGCTAATCTTCTTGTCTGCTGTGGCCCTTTCTCGACGTTGATACTGCCATTATACATCACAGCTATGCATTTATAATCATTGAGTGTGTTTGTATCTGTTGGTTTGTGTTTGCAAAAGCGAGTAATTATGACTTGTGTGGCCATTTTATTTGTAAGCTTTTCGCTATCTTCAAAATCGACTTTCAGTGGTGTAACTGGTGTTCTGTTCTCCCAATTATCTGTCTAAGAATTACTTGTCAATTTGTGAGATACAAGCTAAATGTAGAATGATTAAAGGTAAAAGCATTCGACAGAACAATCTGCAAACAACATCCAGTTCCTGTGAACAGCCACTGAGTTTTGAAAGAAACGAAAAACacaattgagatttgagaacaCATGACACATTCAATTGCATCCATGCTTACAAAGGAGAAGCAAATGCTTTTCAAAGTACTTTATTTGCTTTTCAAAGTAACTAAATAAAGTTAATTAAGATTCACTCTAGTAAATACTTCTAGCATCAAAACAAATCTAAACTTCAAAAAGACAGAGGCAGCCGTTGGGGAGGGTGTGCCCAGGGGTGGCGATGGAATAGAAAATTTTCGGTCTCACTCCATTCACCTCCTATCTTTCTCAATGTATAGAACACTGTGTTCCAGTATGCTGATTTTGAGTCTTCGATCCCTGTATCGTCTTAGAGTTCAACAAGTTTCAAATGCATCTGTTCATTACAGAATTCTAAACCAATTCTTTATACTATTCTTTCCATTTCTTTGAATCTATAATTTCCCCAAGTTCCTCAACCAGCAAATAATTTAATGAGCCGGACAGAATCCAGTCTCGAATGAGTCAATTAGTAGTCCGCCTAAATTGTAACCGCTTCATGTCCTAGCTTCTCCATACTTTAAAATCTTATTTCATAACATTTGTTACGCAACAAGACAAAGATTAATGCATGTAAAGTAATTTAATGATTGAATGGAACAACAGCAatattaaattttcattttctggttAGCAATGATTCTATCTTCTAGGTTGAAAAGGGATCGAAATTGCAGATCCAAACAGTTTTAAAcagctactaccttatctttcaaAGGAAATTGCCCAACCCAGTTCATTTGAGAAAGAAGCGGGAGAAAAACTAACGCACGTATGTTTTTTTAAACTTTGATATACATATCATCAAATGTTCTGAAACATGAGAACCCAGGCCAATGGCACATAATTGCTTAGTACCTATAactaaataaattcaataagaTATTATCTCTTTAAGGGCCAAAAGATAGCATAATAGGTCAACATTTCAGACAACGCTCATCTTTTTCCAGAGAATTCAAAATTATTTCGAAAAGAAGTGTGCATTGGATCTCTGAGAACCAATAAGTTCAATTAGTCCCTGAAAAGCTTATGGTGTCATAAAGTAGAGGAATAGATCTAATAATTCATGCTGGTGCAGTGATTAATTTTGAATCTGTAACACACACTGATGAAATGAGGAAAGTTTCTCACCTATTTGCCGCTCTAAGATGCATGGTTTCTTGCATTTTTCTTGGGTTTCGACTCAAACAGGAAATGCATGAGAGCTTTTTCATCCGCCTCTACCAGACTGCAGCCAGGACCTTTCCTCACCCCGCTGTCATCCATCAGCTTTCTCACCTTCTCAACCCCATGCCACTCAGATTGGGAAGCATATATGTTGGAAAGCAATACATAGTCTCCACTCTCATCTCTTCTCATATTAAGTAGTCTCTCATTTGCCAGCCTCCCCAACTCAACATTTCCATGTATTCTACAAGCCCCGAGAAGAGTTCTCCAAATAATGGCATTGGACTCAATATCCATTGAGTCTATCATCTCGAATGCTTCATTTAATAGCCCAGCACGCCCTAGCATGTCCACCATACACCCGTAATGCTTTATATTTGGCTCAATATTGTATCCATCTCTCATCTGTTTGAAATATCTACGCCCCTCCTCAACTTGACCAGTATGACTGCAAGCAACCAAGACCGCAACAAAAGTAATCTCATTAGGCATGGTTTTGGATATTTGCATCTTAGTAAAAAGACTCAATGAGTCCTCTGCATGCCCATGGAAAGCCAGCCCTCCTATAGCTGAATTCCATGTAGACACATCTTTCTCTGCCATCTCATGGAAAACTTCCATTGCTTGGCTAATGCTTCCACACTTAGCATACATGTCTATAAGTGCATTACCAAGCAAAATGCTAAAATCTCCAGAAGAAATCTCCAAAAGGGCAAAATGTATTTTCCTCCCAACATCCAAATCTCCCAAGTCTGCGCATGCAGACAATAGACTCAACATTGTCACCTGATCCGGCTGCTGTCCAACCCTTCTCATCTCCTCAAACATCTCCAACGCTAGTTCACAAGACCCACAACTTACGTATCCTGCAATCATCGCATTCCAAGTCACAACATCCCTTTCTGGAATGTTATCAAATAGCTCCCTCGCACTTCCCATCTCCCCCTGCTTTACATATGCCGTAATCATCACATTCCAAGAAACCAGGTCCTTCATTGGCATTTCATTGAAAAGCTTCCTTGCTAAACCCAATTCACCTCTCCTTGCATATCCCGCAGTCAAAGCAGACCAAGGAATGACATCCCTCTTCGCAGAATCAGCAAAGAGTGCAGTCGCCACATCCAAATCTCCACAATTTGCATGAAAATAGATAAGCGTATTCCTTACGAATGTATCCGCTTCAAACCCATATCTCGTCACCCTCCCATGAATTCCCAAACCAATGTTTCTCCAAGAAAGCCTGGTGCATGCTTTGAGTAAGAATGCAAAAGTAAAATTGTCCGGCTTCATCTGGCGGCGATTCTCCATCTGGGAATAGAGAGAAACGGCCTTCCAAGGGCTTTGGCTCTGAGCTGAGCCTCTAATCATGGTGTTCCACATGAATGTGTCTGGCTCAGCTATTTCAACGAACAGTTGGTGCGCATAATAAATGGTGCCTGGAAGATCAATCGCAGCACTGAAAATGAGCTCTCTCAAGGCTGAATAACTGGAGTTGAAGCCATTAACGACGAGGGAAGCGTGAATTTGCTTCAGTGAGCGGAGGTTTTTGCAGTTTCTCCATAAGCTTGACCGTTGCCGGCAGTTGGCATCTTCTTGGCCTTGCCTCTTTTTTATCATGACAAgtagtttttactttttacttcTAAACAGTAAAAAAAGTCTTAGACACAAAGAATAAATAGCCCAAATCTGTTGGGCTGGGCTATGAATGGACGGTTGGCCCAACAAACTAAAAGGGCCGGCTACTAACAGTAACATCAAAACAAAACGGGTAGCTTTAGTCATACCccgattttttctaaagacaccccgtcaactgatttttCAAGAGGTGGTCAACttagattggggtgtctttagaaaaatcgaggtgtgactaaagctatccAAACAAAACCTCCACTGATCAAGCTTGGGCAAGAAAGCAAACCTGACTCAATTTGTTTTATCCAccaatttgatttgaatttaagTTTAATTTTTGGCTTTTGgcctttctattttattttttgaaaaagggTAAGAGAGTTTTACGGCCCTAAGACACTTGAATCATCATAAAGATGGATTACAGAagaattagaaaaaataaaaatacaaacaacGACCATCACCAGACACTCACTCCCGGACGACATCGCATAACTGTCGAACCATACCAGATTACGTCGGGTTATATAgactgaacaaaaaaaatcaaaaaaattaacaatacCATGGTTCTAAATCAAGtatctttctattttatttttatgattcGATTCCGGGATGATTCTTTCCATTAACTCCTCATATCCACATAGCCGATCCCAAGACCAGATAAAGGATAAGGGCATTTGGGATTGTCAACAGTAGAGTATAGATGGTGTAGGTGTGATTTGTATATAGTAACAGTCATATAATTGTTTTTTAGACTCTTGTATCATTTTTTGAACAAAACAAGAAGCCATCGTACTGTCAAGTTTGGTATAAGACAGTCCCTAACGTCAATAACCATCACTAATCACCTTGACGTGGAAAATATTAtatgaaatgaaaatgataagaTCGGCTTTAGATTATGAACTAAGCAATTTTTGTCAAAAGAGCTCATGATGCAAGACGTGACACTCTATGTTTGCCCGTGAGAATGCGAATGGGAACGAGAATTGGAACACGAATATTGGAAATCAGTGTGGGAATAggaagaaaattttttgaatttttataatTGGTTCATCAAgggatttatattttatatgagAAGATGAGTGAGAATAATGGTTAAAAGACTTTGTTACCCTCTacttttaaaaatacaaattaatattatatatttagtaAATATATTCACATTAAataaactatttataaatacgTTTAAAATATTGCTCCATattttgtaaaatataaaatattattatttagttCATCGTGTCttgatttctagggttttatcATACTAAGAGGTATTATGTGGTCAAATCAATAGCTCAACCAAAATAAGAATTATTGTTTCGTAGCATAAGGAGATAGATACCACGTCTTCATCTCGTACTTGTATTAGTCTTTCTAATTTGCTTATAGTGTTGTAAATTGTAATCTCAACAATTAATTATagccataaataaaaaataacatgtAATCCATCAGTTTAGTAGCTCAAAcaggtttatttcattgatttaatcaatgaaatagttttatttctacTATTTTATTacagaattcattgtccaaaatttattattttaatatagattatattgttttttaaagtagaTTAtacaattcattgttttttaaaattccactgaaaaaaacaatagaattaagatttactcGATAAAACtcagtagtgctaggtagcccaTGAGAGCCTAAGTctcttaaaagaaattttaaaacgttttaactctcaaaatacatattagatttttaaaaaaaaattacatattcagaatcaacacataaaactcttttaacaagatccattgttgatgagttttattggataaatcttaattccattgtttttttcaatgaaatttcaaaaacaaatgaattcataactaaaataatgaattctatactgtactttaaaaaacataaaatctatattaaaacaataaattttgaataatgAATTCTTGGAtgaaagagtgaaaataaaactatttcattgattaaattaatggaataaacaTGTTGGGCTCTCATGGGttaccaaactgatgggctacatATCATTTTCGAACAAATAATAACACTTGATCATCTAAGAAAATACTATGGAGTTTCAAATTAATGTATTTTTCCCAGCTATCTGGAACCTTTTAAATAGTCCAACGAGTCAATTAAAAGTTAGGCTCGATCATGCTATCCACAttgtaattaaataattaattaaaacaaaattaggaACGATTAGTAGCCAATTGGTAGTTATAAAATAAAACCAACCATAATCTACCACCTCTCATATATCCCCTACAATCATGTAAAGGTTGGTAACAACTCCCATCTTTGTGTGTGTACACATAACAATTCATTCCATCTCTCATTAATTTATTAATCTAATTGCGACCATTTGgagaataaaatttattattatatttaattacaAACAAGTCCCGAAGATAAGATTCTTTATATATTTGACCATTGACCTTAAGGATATTATAAACAGCTGCAGTCGCATTTCTACTGTATATACAATTGGAGCGGCTAGCGCCTGTTGTAATTCCTACTGTAGTAGGGTTTTGATATCGAATTTAATGAATTCATTGTATagattaaacatgaaaaatgtataacaattctaaaccgtcggatataaactaaCAACACTGATGTTTCGATCatgattaatttgatttttgtttggaataaaaaaaaatatatctattAGATTCCTTAGGTCGAGTGctatacatttatgattttttttttataaaaaaatttggacCCCTTTCGAGGCAACAACTACGGTAGAGTAGACCCGACGGGTACGCATATAATTGAGAGCATTGTGTCGCATTATTGTTCTTCCAAGCTTACCATATTATAAACGTTTATGAAAAACGAAAGGTATTAGTTTCTATATATAAGTAAACAGCTTTAAAGCATGGGCAAAATTTATCTATATTTAGGGTAATTACTAAAGCTTTTGACCAAATATGTTGATTC
Protein-coding regions in this window:
- the LOC120016118 gene encoding pentatricopeptide repeat-containing protein At5g15300; amino-acid sequence: MIKKRQGQEDANCRQRSSLWRNCKNLRSLKQIHASLVVNGFNSSYSALRELIFSAAIDLPGTIYYAHQLFVEIAEPDTFMWNTMIRGSAQSQSPWKAVSLYSQMENRRQMKPDNFTFAFLLKACTRLSWRNIGLGIHGRVTRYGFEADTFVRNTLIYFHANCGDLDVATALFADSAKRDVIPWSALTAGYARRGELGLARKLFNEMPMKDLVSWNVMITAYVKQGEMGSARELFDNIPERDVVTWNAMIAGYVSCGSCELALEMFEEMRRVGQQPDQVTMLSLLSACADLGDLDVGRKIHFALLEISSGDFSILLGNALIDMYAKCGSISQAMEVFHEMAEKDVSTWNSAIGGLAFHGHAEDSLSLFTKMQISKTMPNEITFVAVLVACSHTGQVEEGRRYFKQMRDGYNIEPNIKHYGCMVDMLGRAGLLNEAFEMIDSMDIESNAIIWRTLLGACRIHGNVELGRLANERLLNMRRDESGDYVLLSNIYASQSEWHGVEKVRKLMDDSGVRKGPGCSLVEADEKALMHFLFESKPKKNARNHAS
- the LOC120016119 gene encoding casparian strip membrane protein 1, coding for MMKAGELEIGEAKSSTPISGVNRGISILDFILRILAFVGTLASAIAMGTTNETLPFFTQFTRFRAEYDDLPTFTFFVVANAGVSAYLVLSLPLSIFHIVRSSAQKSRNILIFFDTAMLALLTAGASAAAAIVYLAHKGNTKANWFAICQQFNSFCERTSGSLIGSFVGAFALILLIFLSAVALSRR
- the LOC120017176 gene encoding pentatricopeptide repeat-containing protein At5g15280, mitochondrial; its protein translation is MRTGTTAAVTVILSNYMLQLRSNLNTRKTPLVKQVPFFFCLFSTNKHCSTASHTYPPPSFSDSSRQINKIQSDLSSIDCTGIAQSVISNCHDFFERSNGRSFVNASLKDLLLDVSNVIPDITRRFRRVLKLTPQDVLEILLGFEFECRKVGFDAKRVETVWGIFNWVHKMDKDFKHLTPSCEVMASMLVHVGMLREVELLLLGMENQGITFHSAVTFGNLVGGYLGRGETGRAFFVYNQMRGQGLIPPLSCCSALLHHLVRIRETQLAFRVCLDMVEIGINASDLGKSSVDNIVRLLCSEGMIQEARNLVKKAMALGFEPSSLVIYEIACGYCENKDFEDLLGFFVQMKCPPDVLTGNSIINTICSYFGAERADFFRQKLEQLGFQPNEITFGVLIGWSCHVGNLRNAVTYWSETLSRGLKPHICSYNSLISGMFMQGMWEHVQAVLDEMVDRGTTPNLTTFRILLAGYCKARRFDEAKNMIPEMVNRGFIESSSPEDPLSKVFTVLGLNPSAVRLKRDNDVGFLKTEFFDTLGNGLYLDTDLDEYEKRVNDVLQESTIIDYNSVVMKECSDGNYSAAVGLVNEMVQWGQGLSLSVFSALLNGLCTSRLHVRASAYLLDQVPKLTNQLDQETLNLLVQAYCKKGLTYKGSILFDGMQQRNLTIHGKTFSLLIKGLCKMKNNQKIIDLLAMAQQSKWLPELEDCKALVECLCHQNMLKEVLKLFESMMVANTHLRLEICHVFLEKLCVLGFAGISHVLVEKLLLQGFALDHIAYSHLLRGFCKEKRFSVAFTILDSMLTNNLVPCLDVSVILIPQLCRAARFEKAIALKNIVSAEQSKLSSSVNSALVKGYFLTRKIEEAVNLVQDMMWGGQVPDAEIYDIMFQENCRVKNFTKVRELVGAKIRNNLGLPISSYRNWVRLMCADGRFLSALRLKDFMLGQSGSHGLIVYNILLFYLLSNGNLVLVTELLNELQKKGLLLDEVSYNFLVYGFSQCKEVSTSVHYLSTMISKGLRPSNRSLRTVLCSLCELGVLKEALELSREMHARDWIHGSLVQNSLVECLVSHGQLQEAEDFLDRMVRKGQIHDSINYNYLIRLFCQYGRLNKVVDLLNVMLKKGNIPNSASYDSIIQSFCACNKMDQAMTFQTEMLDRDLKPSIKTWNMLVHKFCQDGQSAEAERLLISMVQLGVTPTREIYYSLINCHRYENNLRKASELVQVMQRNGYEPDFDMHWSLISKLSHSNDKDKDSSSKGFLSRLLSGSGFTSKSKLG